A region of Cellulomonas sp. WB94 DNA encodes the following proteins:
- a CDS encoding CoA-binding protein, which produces MIRRLLATPGRWAVVGLSTNTARAAWGVAAYLKDSLGHEIVPVHPHGETVHGAEGVTRLADIVGPVDVVDVFVNARLAGAVVDEAIAIGARAVWLQLGVIDDAAANRARAAGLDVVMDACPAIEGPRLGLG; this is translated from the coding sequence GTGATCCGACGGCTGCTCGCGACGCCCGGTCGGTGGGCCGTCGTCGGCCTCTCGACGAACACCGCTCGCGCCGCGTGGGGTGTGGCCGCCTACCTCAAGGACTCGCTCGGGCACGAGATCGTCCCCGTGCACCCGCACGGCGAGACGGTGCACGGCGCGGAGGGCGTGACCCGGCTCGCCGACATCGTCGGACCGGTCGACGTCGTCGACGTGTTCGTCAACGCGCGGCTGGCCGGTGCGGTGGTCGACGAGGCCATCGCGATCGGCGCACGCGCGGTGTGGCTCCAGCTCGGCGTCATCGACGACGCGGCCGCGAACCGTGCTCGGGCGGCGGGACTCGACGTGGTCATGGATGCCTGTCCGGCGATCGAAGGGCCCCGGCTCGGCCTGGGCTGA
- a CDS encoding DEAD/DEAH box helicase, translating to MPSSSAPTTETSRQALTFADLGLPETLERIVADLGFEIPTAIQTEAIPALLSGRDITGVAQTGTGKTAAFGLPLLASIDPQLRAVQALVLTPTRELAMQVAEAIESFAAHIPGLEVIAVYGGSPFLPQQRALTRGAQVVVGTPGRVIDHLERHTLHLDAVKFLVLDEADEMLRMGFAEDVDKIFGAAPAKRQVALFSATMPPGIRRVAAQHLTDPVEIAVSRQSSTVTSVRQTYAVVPFRHKAGALARVLAVSDADAAIVFVRTRGAAEEVGSALIERGISAAFISGDVAQGDREKIVERLRSGALDVLVATEVAARGLDVDRIGLVVNFDVPTEPEAYVHRIGRTGRAGRSGEALTFVTPSEQHRLRSIERLTRQKIEEIAIPSPADVSAHRVERLLTDVAARAELGRLDLYRTAIAEHLAANPDLDPLELLAVVAALAVGDRGPAPRTTHGDDLDDALSRATLAPDRGGDHNDRGPRSEGPRRTSHRPDGGMRYRVAVGHNDGAQPGAIVGALTNEGGLTGKDLGKIDIFPSFSIVEIPGGLTPDAFDRIGRARVAGRPLRIRVDEGPAPRTGHGASRPTGPGATPRSDRRPEPRSDSRDRFPRHSTAR from the coding sequence ATGCCTTCTTCCAGTGCGCCCACGACCGAGACGTCGCGACAAGCGCTCACCTTCGCCGACCTGGGCCTGCCCGAGACGCTCGAGCGCATCGTCGCCGACCTCGGCTTCGAGATCCCGACCGCGATCCAGACCGAGGCCATCCCAGCCCTGCTCTCGGGTCGCGACATCACCGGCGTCGCCCAGACCGGGACCGGCAAGACGGCCGCCTTCGGCCTCCCGCTGCTCGCGTCGATCGACCCGCAGCTCCGCGCGGTCCAGGCTCTCGTGCTGACGCCGACCCGCGAGCTCGCGATGCAGGTCGCCGAGGCGATCGAGTCGTTCGCGGCGCACATCCCCGGCCTCGAGGTCATCGCGGTGTACGGCGGTTCGCCGTTCCTCCCCCAGCAGCGCGCCCTGACGCGCGGCGCCCAGGTCGTCGTCGGCACGCCTGGCCGCGTCATCGACCACCTCGAGCGCCACACGCTCCACCTGGACGCCGTCAAGTTCCTGGTGCTCGACGAGGCGGACGAGATGCTCCGCATGGGCTTCGCCGAGGACGTCGACAAGATCTTCGGCGCAGCGCCCGCGAAGCGACAGGTCGCCCTCTTCTCCGCGACCATGCCCCCCGGGATCCGTCGCGTCGCCGCGCAGCACCTGACCGACCCGGTCGAGATCGCCGTCTCGCGGCAGTCGTCGACGGTCACGAGCGTGCGCCAGACGTACGCCGTGGTGCCGTTCCGGCACAAGGCCGGCGCGCTGGCGCGGGTGCTCGCCGTCTCGGACGCCGACGCCGCCATCGTCTTCGTGCGTACCCGCGGTGCGGCCGAGGAGGTCGGCAGCGCGCTCATCGAGCGCGGCATCTCCGCCGCGTTCATCTCGGGTGACGTCGCCCAGGGTGACCGGGAGAAGATCGTGGAGCGGCTGCGCAGCGGTGCGCTCGACGTGCTCGTCGCCACCGAGGTCGCCGCTCGTGGCCTCGACGTCGACCGCATCGGTCTCGTCGTGAACTTCGACGTGCCGACCGAGCCCGAGGCCTACGTGCACCGCATCGGCCGCACCGGTCGCGCCGGACGGTCGGGCGAGGCGCTCACGTTCGTCACGCCGAGCGAGCAGCACCGCCTGCGCTCCATCGAGCGGCTCACGCGCCAGAAGATCGAAGAGATCGCGATCCCGTCGCCTGCGGACGTCTCGGCCCACCGGGTCGAGCGCCTCCTGACGGATGTCGCCGCCCGCGCCGAGCTGGGTCGCCTCGACCTGTACCGCACGGCCATCGCCGAGCACCTCGCCGCCAACCCGGACCTCGACCCGCTCGAGCTGCTCGCCGTCGTCGCCGCCCTCGCCGTGGGCGACCGGGGACCCGCGCCGCGCACGACCCATGGCGACGACCTGGACGACGCGCTGAGCCGCGCGACGCTGGCTCCCGACCGCGGCGGTGACCACAACGATCGTGGACCGCGCTCGGAGGGCCCGCGCCGCACGTCGCACCGCCCCGACGGTGGCATGCGCTACCGGGTCGCCGTCGGCCACAACGACGGCGCCCAGCCGGGTGCCATCGTCGGTGCGCTGACGAACGAGGGCGGGCTGACGGGCAAGGACCTCGGCAAGATCGACATCTTCCCGAGCTTCTCCATCGTCGAGATCCCCGGCGGGCTCACGCCCGACGCGTTCGACCGGATCGGGCGGGCGCGGGTCGCCGGGCGTCCGCTGCGGATCCGCGTCGACGAGGGACCCGCGCCCCGGACCGGGCACGGTGCCTCGCGACCGACCGGTCCCGGCGCCACCCCGCGCAGCGATCGTCGCCCCGAGCCCCGCAGCGACTCACGCGACCGCTTCCCCCGGCACAGCACGGCCCGCTGA
- a CDS encoding low specificity L-threonine aldolase — translation MNRLHDPDRRHFASDNYAGVHPEVLAALAEANGGHEKAYGYDTYTARLQEVLAGHFGEQAHAYPVLNGTGANVLALQALLPRWGGVVCAETAHINTDENGAPERVGGLKLLTVATPDGKLTPELVDRQAWGWGDEHRAQPGVVSITQTTELGTAYSVAEIRALADHAHGLGMTVHLDGARIANAAAYLGVPLRALTTDAGVDVLSLGATKNGVMFGEAVVVLRPDVAPGVQYLRKVDMQLASKLRFVSAQLLALFETDLWLRSAQHANAMAVRLRAGVEGIDGVRITQPTQSNAVFAALAPGAADLLRESYQFYDWIEGEVRWMCAFDTTPADVDGFVAALAAAARAA, via the coding sequence GTGAACCGACTGCATGACCCCGACCGCCGCCACTTCGCCTCCGACAACTACGCGGGGGTGCACCCCGAGGTGCTGGCCGCGCTCGCCGAGGCGAACGGCGGCCACGAGAAGGCCTACGGCTACGACACGTACACCGCGCGGCTCCAGGAGGTGCTCGCCGGCCACTTCGGGGAGCAGGCGCACGCCTATCCCGTGCTCAACGGCACCGGGGCGAACGTCCTGGCGCTGCAGGCGCTGCTGCCCCGCTGGGGCGGCGTGGTGTGTGCCGAGACCGCGCACATCAACACCGACGAGAACGGTGCTCCCGAGCGTGTCGGCGGGCTGAAGCTCCTCACCGTCGCGACCCCCGACGGCAAGCTCACCCCGGAGCTCGTCGACCGGCAGGCGTGGGGGTGGGGCGACGAGCACCGCGCCCAGCCCGGGGTCGTGTCGATCACGCAGACGACCGAGCTGGGCACCGCCTACTCGGTGGCGGAGATCCGCGCGCTGGCCGACCATGCCCACGGTCTGGGCATGACCGTCCATCTCGACGGGGCGCGGATCGCCAACGCGGCCGCCTACCTCGGCGTCCCGTTGCGCGCCCTGACGACGGACGCGGGCGTTGACGTGCTCTCGCTCGGCGCGACGAAGAACGGTGTCATGTTCGGGGAGGCGGTCGTCGTCCTGCGGCCTGACGTCGCGCCCGGCGTGCAGTACCTGCGCAAGGTCGACATGCAGCTCGCGTCGAAGCTGCGGTTCGTCTCGGCGCAGCTCCTCGCGCTGTTCGAGACCGACCTGTGGCTCCGGTCGGCGCAGCACGCCAACGCGATGGCCGTCCGTCTCCGGGCGGGGGTCGAGGGCATCGACGGTGTGCGCATCACCCAGCCGACCCAGTCGAACGCGGTGTTCGCGGCGCTCGCACCAGGTGCGGCGGACCTGCTGCGGGAGTCCTACCAGTTCTACGACTGGATCGAGGGTGAGGTCCGGTGGATGTGCGCGTTCGACACGACTCCGGCCGATGTCGACGGGTTCGTCGCCGCGCTCGCTGCCGCGGCCAGGGCGGCCTGA